One Drosophila willistoni isolate 14030-0811.24 chromosome 2R unlocalized genomic scaffold, UCI_dwil_1.1 Seg167, whole genome shotgun sequence DNA segment encodes these proteins:
- the LOC6644397 gene encoding mediator of RNA polymerase II transcription subunit 15, with the protein MTEEWQTQKFRQNVISKIHDMLPQNGQDPNKNASMMESHIFRKSRTKDEYLGLVAKLFMHYKDMSQRKSQQQQQQQQQQQQQPQGGPPNAEMGQQSMIPDPLNALQNLASQGNRNPQLMPMSSGGVGVGVGVGVGVGGGPVPNQMTGPVGPGTASNLLQSLNQQRPGGQQQMPTMPNIRGQMPMGGVGVGGAGPQQQQQMVQVQQMNVMAGGGGGAGVPGNQSLQGMPNQMVGPGPNSGPLPSGPGGGVGGNVGGASVGGGPGGGPPMNVNSMQQMPMQQMQQNQMAMGMNPMMRLQQGGNGMGQNMPGMPPNMQPTVGQQQQQIGGGGGMVNVPNMPPNLQQQQKPNPMAMGQVVGPGGQMFPVGVGNRGPQQQQQPGQQQQQQQQQPGQQQQQPPFMRSSPSPADAQQQQQQLQQQQLQQLQQQQQQQQQQQQQQQPLTPQIPTPQMIPSPALVPQSSPVQMQMLQQQNSQNRNIRQQSPSASINTPGQIVTGNSPFNPQEEALYREKYKQLTKYIEPLKRMLAKISNDGTNVEKMAKMSKLLEILCNPSQRVPLDTLLKCEKALEKMDLVSYSGQQFGKSSNPLLEVITTTLQSPLANHTLHRTFRPSLELLFGTDISAPKKPRVEEKKPNFEYFHQEVPHVLQGEIARLDTKFKVKLDTTAQNTNKSISLICCLDDKRLPSVPPVSVSVPEEYPWQAPDCSLYSQEYSATPFLQLVQQSLSARISKLPKNYSLSHLLDTWEMAVRQACSPNASKLNPVTINELTTLLGV; encoded by the exons ATGACGGAAGAGTGGCAGACACAGAAGTTTCGTCAGAATGTAATTTCCAAGAT CCACGACATGTTGCCGCAGAATGGGCAGGATCCTAACAAGAATGCCAGTATGATGGAAAGTCATATATTTCGGAAATCCCGCACTAAGGATGAGTACTTGGGTTTGGTGGCCAAATTATTTATGCACTACAAGGATATGTCGCAACGAAAGtcccagcagcaacagcagcaacaacaacagcagcagcagcaaccacaaGGCGGACCCCCGAATGCTGAAATGGGACAGCAGTCCATGATACCAGATCCTCTGAATGCCTTGCAAAATTTGGCCAGCCAAGGCAATCGGAATCCCCAACTTATGCCCATGTCGAGCGGAGGTGTAGGTGTGGGCGTAGGCGTGGGTGTGGGTGTAGGCGGAGGTCCGGTCCCAAATCAAATGACTGGACCAGTTGGTCCGGGAACTGCGTCGAATCTTCTTCAATCGTTAAATCAACAACGTCCAGGAGGACAACAGCAGATGCCCACAATGCCCAACATCAGAGGGCAAATGCCGATGGGCGGTGTGGGTGTGGGCGGCGCTGGtccccagcagcagcaacagatgGTTCAGGTTCAACAAATGAATGTAATGGCTGGCGGAGGTGGAGGAGCAGGAGTTCCCGGCAATCAATCGCTTCAGGGTATGCCAAATCAAATGGTCGGCCCTGGACCAAATAGTGGCCCATTACCAAGTGGCCCTGGCGGTGGAGTTGGTGGTAACGTTGGAGGAGCGTCTGTTGGTGGCGGTCCGGGCGGAGGTCCTCCCATGAATGTTAACTCCATGCAACAGATGCCCATGCAGCAAATGCAACAGAATCAAATGGCG ATGGGCATGAATCCAATGATGCGTCTGCAACAAGGTGGTAATGGCATGGGTCAGAATATGCCGGGCATGCCTCCCAATATGCAGCCCACAGTGggtcaacagcagcaacaaatcgGAGGTGGTGGCGGCATGGTGAATGTACCAAATATGCCGCCAAAtctgcagcaacagcagaagcCAAATCCCATGGCTATGGGTCAGGTGGTCGGGCCTGGTGGGCAAATGTTCCCGGTTGGTGTCGGCAATAGAGgaccgcaacaacaacagcaaccgggtcagcagcagcagcagcaacaacaacagccgggacagcagcaacaacagccgccatttatGCGTTCCAGTCCCTCGCCCGCAGAtgcacaacagcagcagcagcagctccaacaacaacaactccagcaattgcaacagcagcagcagcaacaacaacagcaacagcagcaacaacaaccgcTTACCCCACAAATTCCTACACCCCAGATGATACCAAGTCCCGCCCTGGTGCCACAATCGAGCCCTGTCCAGATGCAAATGCTGCAACAGCAGAACTCCCAGAATCGAAATATACGTCAGCAATCGCCGAGTGCTTCAATAAACACCCCCGGACAAATAGTAACTGGAAATAGTCCCTTCAATCCGCAAGAGGAGGCCCTATACAGGGAGAAGTATAAGCAATTAACAAAATACATTGAACCGCTAAAGCGAATGTTGGCCAAGATTAGCAATGATGGAACTA ATGTGGAAAAAATGGCCAAAATGAGTAAGTTGCTCGAAATCCTGTGCAATCCCAGCCAGCGGGTGCCCTTGGACACTTTGCTAAAGTGTGAAAAGGCTTTAGAAAAAATGGATTTGGTCTCATATTCGGGTCAACAGTTTGGG AAATCGTCCAATCCCTTGTTGGAGGTGATAACTACCACTCTGCAAAGTCCTTTGGCCAATCATACATTGCACAGAACATTCCGTCCCAGTTTGGAATTACTTTTTGGCACTGATATTTCTGCTCCCAAGAAACCACGTGTAGAAGAAAAGAAACCCAACTTTGAATATTTCCATCAGGAAGTTCCCCATGTCCTGCAAGGAGAAATTGCTCGCCTCGACACAAAGTTCAAAGTGAAATTGGACACAACGGCTCAGAACACAAACAAATCGATTAGTTTAATTTGCTGTCTGGATGATAAGCGCTTGCCAAGTGTACCGCCCGTTAGCGTCAGTGTTCCAGAAGAATATCCATGGCAGGCACCGGATTGTTCTCTTTACAGTCAGGAATATTCGGCCACACCATTTCTCCAGTTGGTTCAACAGTCGCTTAGTGCTCGCATCTCAAAGTTGCCTAAAAACTACTCATTATCCCACTTGCTCGACACTTGGGAAATGGCCGTAAGACAAGCTTGTTCGCCAAATGCAAGCAAGCTAAATCCGGTGACCATCAATGAATTGACCACCTTGTTGGGTGTGTAA